A single region of the Glycine max cultivar Williams 82 chromosome 20, Glycine_max_v4.0, whole genome shotgun sequence genome encodes:
- the LOC100811297 gene encoding protein PSK SIMULATOR 1 isoform X1 encodes MGGICSRSWKATVDGVAVDNALSRSSGHANGHANNEPGMAYQSIGLRRSADSNANVLPDDDDDGDLDKPQRESFSFTGRENVSYGSSVDDINDGIPRLSRALSHKSRSKQAVVKVSEVSSLLGRAGTAGLGKAVEVLDTLGSSMTNLNLSSGFTSGVTTKGNKISILAFEVANTIVKGANLMQSLSKENIRHLKEVVLPSEGVQNLISRDMDELLRIAAADKREELKIFSGEVVRFGNRCKDPQWHNLDRYFEKLGTELTPQKQLKEEAEMVMQQLMTFVQYTAELYHELHALDRFDQDYRRKLQEEDNSNATQRGDSLAILRAELKSQKKHVRNLKKKSLWSKILEEVMEKLVDIIHFLYLEIHQAFGSSDTDKPAKDSQGNHKKLGSAGLALHYANIITQIDTLVSRSSSVPPNTRDALYQGLPPNVKSALRSRLQSFQVKEEETLLQLTVPQIKAEMEKILQWLVPIAANTTKAHHGFGWVGEWANTGSEVNRKPAGQTDLLRIETLHHADKDKTEAYILELVIWLHHLVSQVRVGNGGIRSPVKSPICSPTQKTGQLFTQKACSSPMLTVEDQQMLRDVSKRKLTPGISKSQEFDSAKTRLSKHHRLSKSSSHSPISESKNDIFSTRRVPSVPVIDFDIDRMKALDVIDRVDTIGSS; translated from the exons ATGGGTGGTATTTGCTCGAGGTCATGGAAAGCGACTGTAGATGGTGTAGCTGTAGATAATGCACTTAGTCGAAGCTCGGGGCATGCTAATGGTCATGCTAATAACGAACCTGGAATGGCTTATCAGTCTATTGGACTTCGCAGAAGTGCAGATAGCAATGCAAATGTGCTtcctgatgatgatgatgatggtgactTGGATAAGCCTCAACGggaatcattttcttttaccGGAAGGGAAAATGTTTCGTATGGATCGAGTGTGGATGATATCAATGATGGGATTCCTCGCCTGTCCAGGGCTTTATCACATAAATCTAGGTCCAAGCAAGCTGTTGTTAAG GTATCAGAAGTGAGTTCACTTTTGGGCCGAGCTGGTACAGCTGGGCTTGGCAAGGCAGTAGAAGTTTTGGACACACTAGGCAGTAGTATGACAAATTTGAATCTCAGTAGTGGTTTTACATCGGGCGTGAcaacaaaaggaaataaaatttcaattttggcCTTTGAAGTTGCAAACACAATTGTTAAGGGCGCCAATTTGATGCAATCTCTTTCGAAAGAGAACATCAGACATTTAAAAGAGGTGGTTCTACCATCTGAAGGAGTGCAAAATTTGATATCCAGAGATATGGATGAACTCCTAAGAATTGCTGCAGCTGACAAGAG AGAAgagttgaaaatattttctggtgAAGTTGTGCGTTTTGGAAATCGTTGTAAAGATCCTCAATGGCACAACCTGGATCGCTATTTTGAGAA GTTAGGTACAGAGCTTACACCACAAAAACAATTGAAAGAGGAGGCAGAGATGGTGATGCAACAACTAATGACCTTTGTTCAATATACAGCT GAATTATACCATGAATTGCATGCCTTAGACAGATTTGATCAAGATTATCGGCGCAAGCTTCAAGAAGAGGACAATTCAAATGCTACACAAAGAG GAGACAGCTTAGCAATTTTAAGAGCTGAATTGAAGAGTCAAAAGAAGCATGTaagaaatttgaagaaaaaatcacTATGGTCCAAGATTTTGGAAGAG GTGATGGAAAAGCTAGTAGATATAATCCATTTTCTATACTTGGAGATACATCAAGCATTTGGTAGTTCTG ATACTGATAAGCCAGCGAAAGATTCTCAAGGCAACCATAAGAAGTTGGGGTCTGCTGGTCTTGCTTTGCATTATGCGAACATTATCACTCAAATTGATACTCTT GTGTCTCGATCAAGTTCTGTGCCTCCTAATACAAGGGATGCCTTATATCAGGGGCTTCCACCTAATGTAAAATCAGCATTGCGCTCAAGGTTACAGTCATTTCAGGTTAAAGAAGAG GAAACATTGTTGCAGCTTACCGTCCCACAAATCAAAGCTGAAATGGAGAAAATATTGCAGTGGCTTGTTCCTATTGCAGCCAACACAACGAA AGCTCATCATGGCTTTGGATGGGTTGGAGAATGGGCTAACACAGG GTCTGAGGTCAACCGAAAACCTGCCGGCCAGACCGACTTGTTGAGAATTGAAACACTACACCATGCTGATAAAGACAAAACAGAAGCTTATATACTTGAACTGGTCATCTGGCTTCATCATCTAGTGAGCCAAGTAAGAGTTGGTAATGGAGGAATAAGGTCCCCAGTCAAATCGCCCATATGTTCTCCTACCCAAAAGACAGGGCAGTTATTTACACAGAAAGCCTGCTCTTCCCCCATGTTAACGGTTGAAGATCAGCAAATGCTTCGTGATGTCAGCAAGAGGAAACTAACACCTGGCATTAGCAAGAGCCAAGAATTTGACTCTGCCAAGACCAGGTTGAGTAAACACCATAGGCTAAGCAAGAGTAGTAGTCATTCCCCAATCAGTGAAAGTAAAAATGATATATTCTCTACAAGGAGGGTACCTTCTGTTCCTGTCATTGACTTTGATATTGACCGAATGAAGGCCTTGGATGTCATTGATAGGGTGGATACCATTGGAAGTTCTTAG
- the LOC100811297 gene encoding protein PSK SIMULATOR 1 isoform X2 — protein sequence MGGICSRSWKATVDGVAVDNALSRSSGHANGHANNEPGMAYQSIGLRRSADSNANVLPDDDDDGDLDKPQRESFSFTGRENVSYGSSVDDINDGIPRLSRALSHKSRSKQAVVKVSEVSSLLGRAGTAGLGKAVEVLDTLGSSMTNLNLSSGFTSGVTTKGNKISILAFEVANTIVKGANLMQSLSKENIRHLKEVVLPSEGVQNLISRDMDELLRIAAADKREELKIFSGEVVRFGNRCKDPQWHNLDRYFEKLGTELTPQKQLKEEAEMVMQQLMTFVQYTAELYHELHALDRFDQDYRRKLQEEDNSNATQRGDSLAILRAELKSQKKHVRNLKKKSLWSKILEEVMEKLVDIIHFLYLEIHQAFGSSDTDKPAKDSQGNHKKLGSAGLALHYANIITQIDTLVSRSSSVPPNTRDALYQGLPPNVKSALRSRLQSFQVKEELTVPQIKAEMEKILQWLVPIAANTTKAHHGFGWVGEWANTGSEVNRKPAGQTDLLRIETLHHADKDKTEAYILELVIWLHHLVSQVRVGNGGIRSPVKSPICSPTQKTGQLFTQKACSSPMLTVEDQQMLRDVSKRKLTPGISKSQEFDSAKTRLSKHHRLSKSSSHSPISESKNDIFSTRRVPSVPVIDFDIDRMKALDVIDRVDTIGSS from the exons ATGGGTGGTATTTGCTCGAGGTCATGGAAAGCGACTGTAGATGGTGTAGCTGTAGATAATGCACTTAGTCGAAGCTCGGGGCATGCTAATGGTCATGCTAATAACGAACCTGGAATGGCTTATCAGTCTATTGGACTTCGCAGAAGTGCAGATAGCAATGCAAATGTGCTtcctgatgatgatgatgatggtgactTGGATAAGCCTCAACGggaatcattttcttttaccGGAAGGGAAAATGTTTCGTATGGATCGAGTGTGGATGATATCAATGATGGGATTCCTCGCCTGTCCAGGGCTTTATCACATAAATCTAGGTCCAAGCAAGCTGTTGTTAAG GTATCAGAAGTGAGTTCACTTTTGGGCCGAGCTGGTACAGCTGGGCTTGGCAAGGCAGTAGAAGTTTTGGACACACTAGGCAGTAGTATGACAAATTTGAATCTCAGTAGTGGTTTTACATCGGGCGTGAcaacaaaaggaaataaaatttcaattttggcCTTTGAAGTTGCAAACACAATTGTTAAGGGCGCCAATTTGATGCAATCTCTTTCGAAAGAGAACATCAGACATTTAAAAGAGGTGGTTCTACCATCTGAAGGAGTGCAAAATTTGATATCCAGAGATATGGATGAACTCCTAAGAATTGCTGCAGCTGACAAGAG AGAAgagttgaaaatattttctggtgAAGTTGTGCGTTTTGGAAATCGTTGTAAAGATCCTCAATGGCACAACCTGGATCGCTATTTTGAGAA GTTAGGTACAGAGCTTACACCACAAAAACAATTGAAAGAGGAGGCAGAGATGGTGATGCAACAACTAATGACCTTTGTTCAATATACAGCT GAATTATACCATGAATTGCATGCCTTAGACAGATTTGATCAAGATTATCGGCGCAAGCTTCAAGAAGAGGACAATTCAAATGCTACACAAAGAG GAGACAGCTTAGCAATTTTAAGAGCTGAATTGAAGAGTCAAAAGAAGCATGTaagaaatttgaagaaaaaatcacTATGGTCCAAGATTTTGGAAGAG GTGATGGAAAAGCTAGTAGATATAATCCATTTTCTATACTTGGAGATACATCAAGCATTTGGTAGTTCTG ATACTGATAAGCCAGCGAAAGATTCTCAAGGCAACCATAAGAAGTTGGGGTCTGCTGGTCTTGCTTTGCATTATGCGAACATTATCACTCAAATTGATACTCTT GTGTCTCGATCAAGTTCTGTGCCTCCTAATACAAGGGATGCCTTATATCAGGGGCTTCCACCTAATGTAAAATCAGCATTGCGCTCAAGGTTACAGTCATTTCAGGTTAAAGAAGAG CTTACCGTCCCACAAATCAAAGCTGAAATGGAGAAAATATTGCAGTGGCTTGTTCCTATTGCAGCCAACACAACGAA AGCTCATCATGGCTTTGGATGGGTTGGAGAATGGGCTAACACAGG GTCTGAGGTCAACCGAAAACCTGCCGGCCAGACCGACTTGTTGAGAATTGAAACACTACACCATGCTGATAAAGACAAAACAGAAGCTTATATACTTGAACTGGTCATCTGGCTTCATCATCTAGTGAGCCAAGTAAGAGTTGGTAATGGAGGAATAAGGTCCCCAGTCAAATCGCCCATATGTTCTCCTACCCAAAAGACAGGGCAGTTATTTACACAGAAAGCCTGCTCTTCCCCCATGTTAACGGTTGAAGATCAGCAAATGCTTCGTGATGTCAGCAAGAGGAAACTAACACCTGGCATTAGCAAGAGCCAAGAATTTGACTCTGCCAAGACCAGGTTGAGTAAACACCATAGGCTAAGCAAGAGTAGTAGTCATTCCCCAATCAGTGAAAGTAAAAATGATATATTCTCTACAAGGAGGGTACCTTCTGTTCCTGTCATTGACTTTGATATTGACCGAATGAAGGCCTTGGATGTCATTGATAGGGTGGATACCATTGGAAGTTCTTAG